A window from Salvelinus fontinalis isolate EN_2023a chromosome 8, ASM2944872v1, whole genome shotgun sequence encodes these proteins:
- the LOC129861302 gene encoding RNA-binding protein 15-like, which yields MKGKERSPIKKRSRVLDDIRDRGGGHPPSKKTRAISVSSGSNNGNSSTKSDGGSTRRSVLSDKRGRDFDGHVSSRTGGSNHSYPVAATTSISKNHNLGLTLDLAAARTNARGERVPPPPNNESEYKTLKISELGTQLSDEDIEDGLFHEFKKFGDVSVKISRSNDERIAFVNFRKPEDARAAKHARGRLVLYDRPLKIDAVYIDRRRSRSPVERVDRDPYVGAPGHRHLHTQRPLSPSVLGYRDYRLQQLALGRLPPPPPPPLPRDLEREREFALFEARVRPVPAFIAERAAFRDEDFISPEDDQRANRTLFLGNLDITVTETDLRRAFDRFGLITEVDIKPTRGQTSTYGFLKFENLDMAHRAKLTMSGKIVGRNPIKIGYGKATPTTRLWVGGLGPWVPLAALAREFDRFGTIRTIDYRKGDTWAYIQYESLDAAQAACTHMRGFPLGGPERRLRVDFADTEHHYQQQFLQPLPLPPFDMVADAFIHRAIAEPLRDRERTPPLLHFRDRELGFPGAEWPPIPAMRERVRPGAYEPLERDRRPGGREPWSLERELAGRGCDPRRKRHLMDDSRHLEVSPDSTDRTARRHRGGPSPDGSPNGGRFSDSERTPRGDDRPSPGRDRRLSLEHPGGGDRRLKSQGSLAERGASSSGLSSSAGERKRKAGDSSSKGPGAKRDRSSDQGGSKGSQSSKLSLAWHGMLLLKNSNFPANMHLLEGHQGVAKDLLVDGPTGRQVGELKITQRLRLDQPKLDEVSRRIKAAGPGGYAVLLAVPGSGGEEVSSTDPAASTQRPLRNLVSYLKQKQAAGVISLPVGGSRDKDHQGVLHAFPPCEFSQQFIDASAKALAKTDEDYLVMVVVRGPS from the coding sequence ATGAAAGGCAAAGAAAGGTCACCGATTAAAAAGCGTTCTCGGGTTTTGGATGATATCCGAGACAGGGGAGGAGGCCACCCGCCCAGCAAGAAAACGAGGGCTATCTCGGTTTCCAGTGGGAGTAATAATGGAAATAGCTCGACTAAAAGTGACGGGGGATCTACGAGAAGGAGTGTGTTGAGTGACAAGAGAGGCCGGGATTTTGATGGACATGTATCGAGTCGAACCGGTGGGAGTAACCATAGCTATCCCGTTGCTGCTACTACCTCTATCAGTAAGAACCACAACCTGGGTTTGACACTCGATTTAGCCGCGGCAAGGACTAATGCTCGCGGCGAGCGTGTTCCGCCTCCACCCAACAACGAGAGTGAGTACAAAACTCTCAAAATCAGTGAACTGGGCACCCAGTTGAGCGATGAAGACATAGAAGACGGACTTTTCCACGAATTCAAAAAATTCGGGGACGTGAGTGTCAAAATAAGCCGCAGCAACGACGAGAGAATTGCGTTTGTCAACTTCAGAAAGCCCGAGGATGCCAGAGCAGCTAAACATGCACGGGGCAGGTTAGTACTTTATGACCGACCTCTGAAAATCGATGCAGTGTACATTGACCGGAGGAGAAGCCGTTCTCCAGTTGAGCGAGTTGACAGGGACCCATATGTTGGAGCCCCAGGCCACAGACACTTGCACACCCAGAGACCCCTCTCCCCATCTGTGCTTGGATAcagagactacagactacagcagCTGGCCCTTGGGcgcctccctcctcccccacctcctccttTGCCCAGAGACCTAGAGCGGGAGAGGGAGTTTGCCCTGTTTGAAGCCAGGGTGCGCCCAGTTCCAGCTTTCATTGCAGAGAGAGCTGCTTTCCGTGATGAGGATTTTATCTCCCCAGAGGATGACCAAAGAGCTAACAGAACGCTGTTTCTGGGCAACTTGGACATCACTGTCACAGAGACAGACCTGAGGCGGGCCTTCGACAGGTTTGGGTTGATAACAGAGGTGGATATAAAGCCCACACGGGGACAGACCAGCACATACGGGTTCCTCAAGTTTGAGAATCTCGACATGGCCCACCGCGCCAAACTCACCATGTCTGGGAAGATAGTGGGCCGTAACCCCATAAAGATTGGCTATGGTAAGGCCACCCCCACCACACGCTTATGGGTGGGTGGGCTCGGACCCTGGGTCCCCCTAGCAGCATTGGCCAGAGAGTTTGACCGCTTTGGTACAATAAGGACCATTGACTACAGAAAGGGGGACACCTGGGCTTATATACAGTACGAGAGCCTTGATGCTGCTCAGGCTGCGTGCACTCACATGCGTGGCTTCCCTCTGGGGGGGCCCGAGAGGAGGCTCAGGGTGGACTTTGCAGACACAGAGCACCACTACCAGCAGCAGTTCCTTCAGCCTCTTCCTCTACCCCCCTTCGACATGGTGGCAGACGCTTTCATCCACCGCGCCATAGCTGAGCCCCTGAGGGACAGGGAAAGGACTCCACCGCTGCTCCACttcagagacagagagctgggCTTCCCCGGGGCCGAGTGGCCCCCCATCCCGGCTATGCGTGAGCGGGTACGTCCCGGGGCCTATGAGCCGCTGGAGCGGGACCGGCGGCCGGGAGGGAGGGAGCCCTGGTCTCTGGAGCGAGAGCTGGCGGGGCGCGGCTGCGACCCAAGACGGAAACGACACCTTATGGATGACAGTCGCCATCTTGAAGTCTCTCCTGACAGCACTGACCGCACGGCACGCCGACACCGAGGGGGCCCATCCCCAGATGGTAGCCCCAACGGGGGCCGCTTCAGTGACTCAGAGCGTACCCCTCGTGGCGATgacagaccctcccctggacgaGACCGTCGCCTCAGTCTGGAGCATCCTGGCGGGGGGGACAGGAGACTAAAGAGCCAGGGGAGTCTTGCCGAAAGAGGGGCCTCCAGCAGTGGCCTCTCATCCTCAGCAGGGGAGCGGAAACGTAAAGCCGGCGACAgcagcagcaaaggacctggaGCTAAGAGGGATCGCTCCTCAGACCAGGGTGGCTCTAAAGGTAGTCAGTCATCCAAGCTTAGCCTGGCCTGGCACGGCATGCTCCTCCTGAAGAACAGCAACTTCCCCGCCAACATGCACCTCCTGGAGGGTCACCAGGGCGTGGCCAAGGACCTCCTTGTCGACGGCCCCACGGGGAGACAGGTGGGGGAGCTCAAGATCACCCAGCGTCTCCGCCTCGACCAGCCCAAGCTGGACGAGGTCTCCAGACGCATCAAAGCGGCCGGCCCCGGCGGCTATGCCGTCCTCCTGGCGGTTCCCGGTTCCGGCGGCGAGGAGGTGTCGTCGACGGACCCGGCGGCTTCAACACAGCGTCCTCTCCGAAATCTGGTGTCCTACCTGAAACAGAAGCAGGCAGCCGGAGTCATCAGCCTGCCGGTTGGAGGCAGCCGGGATAAAGACCACCAGGGTGTTCTCCACGCGTTCCCTCCCTGTGAGTTCTCACAGCAGTTCATTGATGCCTCGGCTAAAGCTCTGGCCAAAACCGACGAGGACTATCTGGTGATGGTCGTGGTGCGAGGGCCATCATAA